A window of Castanea sativa cultivar Marrone di Chiusa Pesio chromosome 8, ASM4071231v1 genomic DNA:
ATTTGCAAGTGTTTGGTTAGTGTTCTGAACTAAAAATTGCAAATATAAATCGGTCACCACTAGCCACAGCATACTCAACCACCACCAACCATTGAAAAAACACACCCACTGTAATCTCATCCAATCAGCCACCATCATCCACCTACCCAAACACCCAAGAGCCACCAAAATCACCACCAACCATTCAAAAGACAGCCATCAAAACCACCACCAGCCACCACCAAGGATTCAAAAAACCGCCAccaactaccaaaaaaaaaccaccaaccacccaaaaaacaaacaaaaacaacccaaaaatcCATATTAGAAAGgcaaaaacacccaaaaacaCCCACGAACAAAGAATCTAATCTAAAAATCCAACAACCCAGTAAATCTAGCGGCGGCAAGATCAAAACAGTCACCAGCAAGATCAAAGCAGCTACCAAAAACCCAAGCCGCCGCTCAGCATCTAGATTTCGATGGATTTTGtgagagagatgagaggaaGGAGGAGGTGTGAAATTGTGGGTGGCACCGTAGGTGGGTGGCGAAGCTGGTGGGTGGCGCCAATTTGTGGGTGGCGCTGGTAGGTTTTGGGAGAGATGGATTGGTGGGTGAGAGAAGGAATGGGTtgggttgtgacttgtgagagaAAACTGAGTAGGAGAGATACCATGACAAGGAGAGATAGTGTGAGAGTTATCGGGACTAGAATTAGTGagcaaatgtaaaattttttaccaaaattttaagtgtaaaatattttacataaatttgctttggttgatttggttgactgaaaatattttacttttgattgaatattttactgcaaaacaaacaccataaaataagaaaatattttcctacaaatattttacatcgtAACAAATGGAGCGTTAAAGATTCATTGGCCTTGCAAATTAGAAGTAATAAAACATGATTTAAGAGAGAGGTCTTATGAATTTGGAATAAGAAAAGGGAAGACGGGTGACCTTACTTAAACAAGATCTATTCTATGGTTCATACTTCATACGTCAATGTCCTTGATCATCTCAAAGAAAAGGGATGGCGGTTGAGACTGTTCATGAGtaatattttacatatatagATGATGAGATTTGTGACAGTATTGTATCACTGCATTATGCATGCAGGCTGTGTCTCACTTACTAGATTGGGGTGGGAGATTTGTGAACACAAACGAGAAGAACTTAGAGGGTAAAACAGCGTTGGACATCTTGGAAGGACAATGAAGACAAAGAGTAGACAACAGCGAGATGAGGTTTACACTAGACTGTTCTGGAGCTTTAACAGCTTCATCTTTTCCTACAGTTACTTCTTCTCATGAACATTACCTAAGGCTGCCTAGAAgttgtgagagaaaaaaaaatatttattagtaATCAAGTGAAGAAGCGAATATTAGACGAAAAGCGCAATGCGTTGCTAGTGGTTGCTGCACTACTTGTAACAATGACCTTTCAAGTGACAATCACCCCTCCTAGTGGACTTTAGCAAGATGATCTGCTCAAACCCATACCACTACAGCTGCACTCAGCTCTCCTAGTCTTGCACGGGTATTTTTTAAAGAGTACAATTcctgttgggaaatttagaccccagttgatagaattaacaagttttaaacccaagttgttaattagatttattaagaataaaacttgttaaaacaaaaaaacatcaatatcatgtcaaaatcatgcagcagaaaaataaataagacaagatatgatgacccaagaaacaaactagtttcacagtaaaaaacctggggagaaaccttcccgaaaagcaattcactatagtaaagagaagtttcagatctagtacaaacctttgtccctaaactctacaatccccgtagatgaacttacagtagaaaccttctaccgcttcagaacctttgaactcttcaatatatgaatgtcaccctttgatgcacggatcccagtacgtgactcactcaccaacttgaggaagaagaatgttggctgcataGTTCTTCAcgtcatcaacaatgaagatcaagaagctcttggttacaaaaccctattgCGCAAGGACGCAAtaacttcttttagagagaataaggcttcggtcacctttttcatgtgttctccttgtattctcttatatgacggcctttaaaataagccttatgaATGTCTAGGGTtgggagaaaagaaaccttatacatacatgtcagcatgagccgaaaatcagatctgaaaatctgaatttcgtaaagctcgatagatacaacTGTCGAGCTAGCTCtcgagacctcgatagatagctatctgttgagaagctgtcgagctttaatgaatccgcacttcttcacttgtttcttggatagatttgcatggcttcaatactaaacttgaactcttgttctttgaagtattaaacacatcatagatctacccaattacaagtaaagtgcgttttgtcaaaggattagccaattacataaaatatgtcattaACAATTCCAATATCACAGCACCACATAGAGCAGGGTCAGCCATTGCTAAGGAAACAGCCCTTTTTGCGATATTCATGACTGTTaattctcttatattttttacctCAATCGTAGTAATGGTTGTCCTCGTTCCGCCAAGTGAAATCGTTGGTTGGATTTTATCAATAGTCTCTTTATACCTCTATTTCTGCTATTTTAGTTCATTGATGATCATAATCCAGGCTCCTGACTGGTCCGCTTATATTGTTGGTTTTTTACCATTTATTATCTACAAAGTAATTAGGTTAAGAGCCGCTTTTATCATTTCACTCAAAGAATAGGTTATTTGCTGAATCTTATATGGAAggaactaaaaatatatatatagccgaGCTTGGAGCTATTGCATCTAGAATGTGTGTCaggttgtatttttttttactaataaattTCGAGAATAAAATTTAGCTTATATAGGCATGGTTGGAAGTACCCAACGCCATCTATGAATAtattgtatgtatgtataatattattgcAATAAAACAGTCTGATTGGATTatcattgcctttttttttctttttctttttttttcttttttttttttttttttgagtttgcaATCAAATTCCTCACACTGTCACACACCTAAATGGCAAAATCCACTTGCGTTAAAAATTTATCATCTTTCAgctaatatataattttttataatccCTGATGGAccgaataattttttataatccaTTCACTGCATTTTTCTTGTTATAGTTCGTTTTATAAACgagcttttattttataacatattaTGCTAGTAATCCCTGCAACACCGGGgcattcaaatttttaaagagaTTAATTTTGAAGCTGTTACTTAAGCATAATTACTCCTACTATAATAAAAAGGGGATGATGAACTTGGgtgaaaattttttgaaacttcTTAAATAAACATCGGACTTGAAGTACTAATACCTCTAAGTTCTGTTCCAAACATTATTAGATTGCCATTCCAACTTTTGTGCCTATACCTAACTTGAGAATCACCTAATTAAAACTCTCTAATTCTTTTTAGCTTTTGTGTCTATACCTGACGTGGGAACTTCAATTCCAACTTTTGACCATCTTAAAACTTCTTTAATTACTCTTCCTGCTTTTGTGCCAATACCTAACGTGTGAACCACTCAACCACctaaaactttttattaattttttaattcaatggaAGGCACCTGACCAATCCCTTgtcatataaatataatgaacATCTAATAATTTCGAAACTAATGTAGAACAAATAATTCTCATTCCTTGATCGGGATTAGTGacaaaatcatgtaaaatttGATGAGGTGATgggaatagtttttttttaaaaaaaataagttttaactTATGGTCTCTACTCTTAATAattatcagactaagacatCAAATTTTTAATGTAGACTGggataaaatttcaaataaataagtaatattAGGGATACCACAAGTCTACAACTATTACTATATGAAGTTACAAATTGATACATTACCAAGCAGCAAAACACAtttcaaacattcatttattaggTGATTGAAAATGAAATCCACAATACGAAACTTTTTGTACACGATACGATACGTATCATGTATCATATGATACTGACAACTATGACTATACCTGTTAACCCAAAACAAATCTTGAACAATTTGTCTGGGAAGCCTGTCATTGTGAAGAGTACTATCAGCTTTGTCAAATTGTTCTACGCGGTGGCACTAGTATTTATTTAAGCTGCGCATCATCAAGTTCATACAAAGGAAAAGCCTACCTTAATATATTAGCCTTCTCGAGATCATGAATGAGAGAATTGAGAGCTTGAATCAGGTTGCTCTACAGGGAAATATTGATGACTTCTACAACTTGATCAAGAACGATGTAAAACTTTTGGAGCGCATTGATGAGCTCTCATTTGTTAATACTCCTTTACACAAATCTACATATGCTGGGCACATCCCCTTTTCCATTGAGATGATGAAATTAAAGCCCTCTTTTGTCAGCAAGCCAAATCCAAATGGGCATTGCCCCATTCACCTTGCTCTAGGAAATGGGCATACAGAGATGGTGTGTCAGCTTCTACAACACAATGCGGACCTTGTTCATGTCAAAGGAATGGAGTGTATGACACCACGGCATTATGCAGCAAAAACAAATGATCACCTTActttattagaaatttttttatcaatctgTCCTGATTCTATTACAGATGTGACAAAACGAAATGAGGCTACTCTTCATATAGCCCTCAAGTACAACAAGTTGGAGGCTTTTAAATTCTTGGTGGGATGGCTCCTAAGGAAGTGGCCTTCTTGGAGGGAAATCCTGAAGCTAAAGGATGTGGAAGGCAATACTATATTGCACATTGTAGTATCCAAAAATCAAACCCAGGcaagctctctctcttttccttagTTAGTTATGATTTTTAATTCCAAATTAACATCtacttctaaaaataaaataaaaaagaaccaaaaaacatCTACTTAGGTTGAGTTTGTACGTATAAGTTGTTGGAAAATTGTGTTTTATTGAGTTAAAAATGAgcgtttgtaaaaaaaaaaaaaaaaaaaactatgaagaGTTGTGGTTGTAAAACagagttttgggttttaaaaattctattttaatcCTCCAAAACGCCTaatcaaacagacccttagtattaaaaaactatgaataatattaaagtacaaaataacagtttcttaatatattttaactcaatttttcGCCAAGAATCTTGTAGTTCAATTGTTAGAAAGCATCTTATGGTGTTTTTAACTGAGACATTCAATGTTGAAATTCCCTTTCTCCCAACCAtcgaagaaaaaatatatatataacaacaaAACCTCAATATTCTATTACGCTAAAATACATAGTAATTTCCCTCTTAAAGTCCATTTAggaatattttatttagctgaaactgaaaactttttattgaaagtaagGATGACAATTTTGCCTTACCCCACTTGACCTGCCCCTCCTTGCTTCACCCCAGACAGGTTTTTCCCGCCCCACAAAGGTAGTGGGGTGGGGATGGGGCGAGATTTTAGTCCCACACCACGGGGTGGGACAAGGATAGGTTTCGACTTTTTAGACCCAACCCATTCTACCCCGCCCCATCCCAGACCGCTCCACATTGATAAgggttaaattgtaaattttttataccctaaaaccttactatttaaacaaacatatcatcaatttattttattctactcaACAAGACTTTCtacgtcttttttttttctctagcaaGGTTagaaataaggtaccaattttaacattttcttttgtctttcctataaacaaatttaaatactattgaatCATTGAATTTGTATtatcatatttttgtttttgttgtgatattgtcttgttaaacactttaataatattattcaatttttgctaaaaagtagtttgatttgatgagataaatttatttataatttcaagtatatttttattaatgaaacagattttattaaaaacaattgtaaTAGTTATGGGCAAATTAACAagaagtagagttttacggggCGGGCCAAGGCTTCACAGAGCCCCAAGGGGCAGGGATGGGGTAAGAAAATTTTCTCCATCATGCGGGGTGGGGCAGGGTGGGGATAGAGTAAGACAAAACTATGTGGAGTGGGGGcgaagaccccatccttcgAACCCaccccgccccattgccatccctagctaaaagtactgtaaataaagctaaaaagtagctgaaatagtacagtgagacctatgaataataccaaaaagtacaatggaactcatgaatagtaacaaaaataagctaaatagtaaaataaaaaaaataaaaaaactgactttttaagccatgccaaatgcacacttaatGTCCAAGATCAAAGAGACTGGAAAAAATAACcatctttcattttattatgaAACCTATTTTGACGACATTTATGGTTGCAATACTCAAATATAGTAGATTGTTTTTCCATCATtcacaaatcaaataaaaattatatttatattgtagatGGTTTTTTCATCATGGCCTCCCCAGCTAGCTCCCTTGGTCTATGTATAATTCCGTCTCTAGGAACATATAAAAAAGTTATCTTATCTTTAGAGATTCATTGGCTTTGTAAATTAGAAGtaataaaacataatttaagAGAGAGGTCTTATGAATTTGGAATAAGAAAAGGGAAGACGGACGAACTTACTTAAACAAGATCTATTCTATGGTCCATACGGCTATGCCCTTGATCTCAAAGAAAAGGGATGGCGGTTGAGACTGTAGAGTAATATTTTACATAGCTGATGAGATTTGTGACAGTATTGTATCACTACATTATGCATGCAGGCTGTGTCTCACTTATTAGCTTGTGGTGGGATATTTGTATACATAAACTATAAGAACTAGTCACTAACCCGTATGATGCACGGGAAAATTACTGAAAATGAAATCTAATGAATGCAAAACAATTATGCAAAATaccatttaaattaaaagacaaatatTAGTAAATGTCGTTATCCTTAACTATTTGTGTTACATCTAGAGTTTCATATCTAAACTATTGCAATACTACTTGTAGCAACTGAAGCTCacaatataagtatattttacGAGGCCAAAACTTAGATTATCTCAAGCTCCCCTTAGCCTTACAAAGCCCCtaacaaaatttcttttgtattgaATTTGATTTCAGAGGActtattcaaatttatttgaattaaacctcacaaattagaaagaaaaaataaataacattacaaCATTGTAGCTGATTAATATAGAAATAAACTACCAATTTAACATGATAAATCACTATTAGTAATTTAGAAagcaaaaattaacaaaattaaagttGTTACCCATTTAACCTAAAACTTTTCATATTCTAAAGTTGTCAAACACCTATTGACAAATAactattaatataaaaatattcaataattaCTTCAATACTGCAAGTTGTTCATACtgtaaaaaatttgagagaataaCACAGTAAGCATCTTAAACTCTTTCTTGCTTGGATCCTACGAACCGATATATATATAGCAATGGAGACAGAACATGCCATTAAAGAGACAACCAATTACGATAGTGTTGGAGGCAAagcaaaagattaaaaaaaaactgaagaagcAAGCGATTTGGCTAGCATACTAGCTAGTTAATTTATATCAAAAGACATGAAAATCTTACAATCAAATAGAATCCGTAAGTAAATAAATACATGTGATACAATCAGATAAATAAAAGGTTTGTCAAGATGATCAAGTTTAGCAATGAAAAAGACGCAGCAGCTATTGATGAGGGTAATCTCTATCTTAAACTTGTGATAATGATGAAGATGCAACAACTACTAATTATGCAAATCTAGCATAATCTTATTTTGATTCAACTACAACAAAAATGATGATAATtaccataaaaatattatatcaaaaAACAATCTTTTATGATATAGCCAAGAGTACAATCAAAGCTAGCTAATAGAAGGAATTTTAAATCGATTTCAATGATGAAGGAGGGATTCACTTAAATGAGGAGACCACGAAAAAAGGAGAAGTATCATGTTTTGAGTataatattgaattttaaactCTATAATTTAATTTGCTAACTACTAAAATACCTTAGGAAATTGAATTTCTGCAAGCACGAATTGCATCATTCAATTGAATTTCTACATGCACGTATACTACTAAAACTCTATCATTCAATTTTCTAACTACTAAAACTCTATCACACAGATACTACTAAAACTCTATCACACATATTACACAATATAAACCAATAATGTTACCGtctcaaacattaaaaaaaaaatattttttttttaaaaatattttttaaaaaaaacaaatcaattttaaaCATAGAAACAACCAATCATATATCAGTACAAATACCCAACCTAAATACATAAAAACTCATATATGACCCACAACACGAAAGTGGtagtaacaaaaaattttaaaaaaaaaatcagcaataaaaaagaacaacacTATTAATCTAATCCTTACATTGAACTATTATGCAAGCAGCCACAAGAATAGAGGTCAAGAGCAACTGGGATTTAGAGATACCTAAACTAAATCATCTAGCTTTTCAGTATTAATAAAGTGCAAGGAGAGGAAGAGATGAAGGAGTTAGAAAGCCAAAGTCTGGCGTTAGAAAGCTGAAGGGTTGCCGTTTGAGATTGTAACTGTGGAACACAAAGGGTTGCTGTTTAAAATTGTAACCATGAAACACAAAGGGTTGCTATCTAAAATTGTAACCGTGAAACACAAAGGGTTgagaattattttctttttattagtatttttaaattttagaaaactaattttaaattGTAGGAAAATTCAGGAAAAAGAATGGCAATGACATAGCAGCTGGTTTGACTTAAATGTTACGtttcaacttttagtaataataataatatagatttAGAGGGTAAAACAGCGTTGGACATCTTGCAAGAACAACCCCAAGAAGTAGAAAACAGCAAGATGAGGGCTATACTAGACCGCGCTGGTGCTTTAACAGCTTCATCTCTTCCTACTGTTACTTCTTCTTATGCACATTACCTAATGCTGCCCAAAACTTATGAGAGAGTAATAATACTTATTGGGCGTCAACTGAAGGGAATGACAGACGAAAGGCGCAATGCGTTGCTGGTGGTTGCTGCACTGCTTGTAACAGTGAGCTATCAAGCGGCAATCACTCCTCCTGGGGTACTTTGGCAAGATGATCACTTCAAATACAATACCACAGATGTACTCCGACGTAGCCCAGATGATCTGTTCAAATTGCATATCATAGCACCACATAGAGCAGGGTCAGCCACTGCTAGGAGAACAGACCCTTATGCGATATTCTTGatttttaatactattatatTTTTGTCCTCAACCGCAACAATGGCTTTCCTCGTTCCACCACACAGATTCGTTGGTGCGTTTTTAGTCGGAGTCTCTGTATACCTCTGTTTCGGCTATTTTAGTTCATTGATGATCATAACCCAGGCTCCAGACTGGTTAGTTAAATTGTTCTTATTTCAACACTTATTATCATCAtgattatcaacaacaacaaaaaaccacttattatcatcatcatagTAGGAGCCACTTTAATCATTGCACGTAAAGATTTAGGTTATTTGCTGAATCTTATCTGGaaggaactaaaaaaatatatatagccGAGCTTGGAGCTATTGATTCTAGAATGTGTCagtttgtatttttgtttactAATAAATTTCGAGAATAAAATTTAGCTTGTATAGGCATGGTTGGAAGTACCCAACGCCATCTATGAATAAAATTTAGCTTGTATTGCAATAAAACAGTCTGATTGGATTATCAtcgcctttttttttgttttttttcttttttcttttttttttctttttttttttttgagtttgcaATCAAATTCCTCATACTTTCTGTCACACACCTTAATGGCAAAATCCACTTGCGTTCAAATTTTATCGTCTTTCAgctaatatataattttttataatccCCATTATCCTGTCGTTAGGAGTTATTTGCTTCGTACATTTCACAAGTTAAGATGAATTTTGTCAAAACACAGGCCACAAATCTTCACAAAAACCAATGagtttcagttaactcaactgataatgtctctgatagttgaataaaaaatttggaattcaatccccacctacactaaaaattgattgatatcttggtttgatgataaagaacatCAGAAACAGAcaccatagattgaaactctctaaaaaacaTCTTCagaaaaattactaataatttCGGTCTACCAATTAAGTCCATTCAAATTCAACGTAcaaacattctcaaaaaaaaaaaaaaaattcaaggtaCAATTGCCCATTATATGAACACCCATGGatgaaatattaaataattttagttcTAGGTGCAGGGTGTGACGACCTCCACCTTAAATGTATACTCTAAAAAGAAAGCAAGATTTGGTTGGTTATCACAGTGGGTTTTGAGTAACCTTAATCAGACCAACTGGGTTTTGGCTAGGGGCTTACACGTTACAGCTGGGTGGCAC
This region includes:
- the LOC142606464 gene encoding ankyrin repeat-containing protein BDA1-like, whose amino-acid sequence is MNERIESLNQVALQGNIDDFYNLIKNDVKLLERIDELSFVNTPLHKSTYAGHIPFSIEMMKLKPSFVSKPNPNGHCPIHLALGNGHTEMVCQLLQHNADLVHVKGMECMTPRHYAAKTNDHLTLLEIFLSICPDSITDVTKRNEATLHIALKYNKLEAFKFLVGWLLRKWPSWREILKLKDVEGNTILHIVVSKNQTQINKRFVKMIKFSNEKDAAAIDEDLEGKTALDILQEQPQEVENSKMRAILDRAGALTASSLPTVTSSYAHYLMLPKTYERVIILIGRQLKGMTDERRNALLVVAALLVTVSYQAAITPPGVLWQDDHFKYNTTDVLRRSPDDLFKLHIIAPHRAGSATARRTDPYAIFLIFNTIIFLSSTATMAFLVPPHRFVGAFLVGVSGEGFGYLLNFVEDSAGNLKVGSSLGRMVMLQSLLEEMLDSWVAGNLVDSTEPRAMTTIFTILSSIIPIETQIEFSGNKSNFLTWEDIRNLIWLEC